Within Coffea arabica cultivar ET-39 chromosome 4e, Coffea Arabica ET-39 HiFi, whole genome shotgun sequence, the genomic segment GCACTTATCATTCATTTCTGACACTTGAAAGAACTTGTGCTAATATGGCTTTGTGCAGACTTTTGACATCCTTCTTAAAATGGATATTCATATTATTTAGCCGAAGGAGCCAGCTAGAGATATTGATTTTAACCATGCGAAGATCATGCTGGTTGGAAACAAAAGGGAATGATCAAGGAAGTAAAGACAAAAGGAATTCCTAACCAATATAACTATCACTATGACTTCAACATGCTCAATAAAGAAGAGATGAGTTTGAACGTGGAAACTATTTAAAGCTAATCTGTGAACCACAAGCTGGGAAAGCCATTAACTCACAATGAAGCCCGGTTCTAAGAATAAATTACTAGCATGCTATTGACATAAATGACGCAAATCCCGaattaaggtaagttgtgactCAAGACATTTCTGTTTGGTCAATAAACCAAATAGTGGAAAGATTTACCAGGTTTCTATCACCCACGGATTGACTATTGATTCAAATCTAGGTTACGGTTAAAACTGGAAAGGACCAAAAGAACACAGATTAattatggaaaagaaaaggtacaagaagaagagaaaacgGATACAAAACATACCTGTACAACCTCTCACAAAAGTCTCGAAGCAAAAGCATTTGATTCAGCCAAAATGTGCATGATGAACCCTGGAATGTCAATGAGAACTTGTTTTGATAAACTTGAGAACTATCATTAATATCAATGAGACCTTGTTTTGATAAACTTGAGAACTATCATTACTCGCGGGACACCCATCcaaatgtttttaattctaGTCATCAATCCAGACCACTCATGTTGGGAGTGAGCAAGAAGTGAAGAGGATTGAAAACACAAAACCAAGGAAATCATTCAATATATACGGAAACGAACAGATAATTTCATCAATCAAACATCTTTATCTGGAAAGTTTACAAAGAAGTACATGGAGTACAATAAACATCTACTATCAATTCTTTGTTTTcacacatttttattttttttcagtgAACATTCTGTCCATTCTCAACACCTAGACCGTACAAGACACCAGTATACTTCTCCAGCGAGCCACTAAAGAAGTTCTCTTTCAACTTCCTGAATGTACAAGCTGTGAGCAAGCTATCTGAACCGGCTTGGTGGCAGACACCAACCCTCTCAACTTCCAAGAGCTCTGCCAGCTTGTTTAATCCACCATGGAGGCTGTTGCAGAACTTCATCAAATGCTTGATATCATATATTACCGGAAAGTAGATATTAATCAATGTAAAAAACTCTGCCTGCGTGTCCGGCAGGTTCTGGCATGTGAGGAGCTTAAGCAAATACCCGAAATCATATCCACTATGAAATgtaacccaatacacattatcATTCAAAACAATCCCGGATGACATCAATAGCTCCCCGAAATGCTTTGCATCAATACCCTTTTCGTTATTCTTCGCAAAATCAAACCCACTCTGCCTCAACAATTCAATGGAATCATTCGCAAAAACATCTTCATTCGGGTTAAACTCCCTGAAATTGAACTGCCAGGTGCAATACTTATTATCCACTCCACATTTAGGCAGATTTCCCTTCTCATCCGAAAATGTGAGGCCTAATTGGATTAACTTCAGTAAGTCTACATTGTCCTTTAAAGTTTGATAATGAAAATCAGTATTGCTCTTGAAATTTCCCACGGGCCTAAGAACAACACCAGGAAACTCGGTATCCATAGCTACATAAGGATAGTCATCCACAATTTCTCGGATCAATGCAAACTCTTCTTCAAGATTATCATTCCATACCTCCCGAATTTGAACCGATTCGCTTTTAGGCAAAAGCGACATCTcttggaaaaacaaaaaaaaaccagaACCTTTTTTTGAACTGTTTCAATCAAAATCTACACAAAATTTCTCTCAAAGAACATAATCCTCAGAGATCCTTGAGATTTACCAGAACCTAAATCCGATCTATTGGACAACCCTCCAACTCCAACAGACCTGCAAGAAAGTCAAAACCCAGAAAAATCAGCCCAGAAAACAACAATTAATCAAAACCCACAAAAAATTAaccagaaaagaaacaaaaattattaGGATCCGGATAAGCAAAAAAGCCAGAAAATCTTTCCGAAAAACTTACCCTCCAATCAATTAAAGATCCAAACTTCTTTGAATTCTGAATCAATGATCGGAAGCTAATAAGTATAAGAGCGTGGAAAcgtataatttttcttttcgaAATTATGTATTCCTTTATACATACATatcaatatatgtatatatatctcTATAGAgagaaatagagagagagaaatgtcTTAGGGTTTGAAGATGGGAGATGTATGGCGGCCAAGAGAGATAAGAAGATTAAGTAAATTAGGGCAAGAAAACaaaggcaatttttttttttccaatatttttattttttttttaatctttttttttttttaaagagaaaCAGAGAAgagttgttttttcttttctacatAGAGAGAGTGAGAGGAGGCTTTGGGGTGAACGAGGATGGGGGGCCCCTTCCCTGTTCAAACCTTCTGCAACGAGTCTCTGAATTTCTTAAAGTTGCTGCTGCAGCCAGTAAAgggctttttttttaaaaaaaaaaaaaattgtcattattaatttaatttaattttaaatttttgggaGGAAAAAGAGGAGACAGAGGGCTGCATAGGATGTGGAGCATAGTATGTGGAGGGGAAAGATTTGAATTTTACTAGTCAATAAAAGAATCAAGggttttgtttgacaaaatggtttgatggatggatggaagATTATTGAACAAGTCAAGGGTTTTGTTAGGGTCTAATGGCCAATCTAATCACAAATTATGCAtttcataataaaaaaaaatgtattatgTCTCCGAACTTTCTATTTTTGTCATTTGTTCTCTCGAAATTAAGCAAATCGCACCTTTACCTCATTACCGTTTCTCATAAATTGAACCATAACTAAAGCACTCTTTATCAGATTTGTGCAGCAGCTGATTGCAgattaataattaattaatgtTACTGTAATTAATGAATGAATAAGTTGGCACTTCTTCTACAGATTTGATTTTGATGGGAGCAGAAGCGAAAGTTAAGGAGGATAATTAATTAGAGCTAATTTGAAATGTAAGGAATTAGtgtatgaataaataaataaattgtatCTGACCTCCCTCATTCTCATCGTGGATGCCATGGTAGGGACCATTTAGGCCGGTAAGGGTAGATTAATGATTGAGATTTGTGTGGTCAGCGATGGAAGCCTCGTCCGGGGCGGCAATGGGTTGGCTTTTACCTATCAGATTTTTCTTGGGACGTTTTCGTTGACTCTTGAGGccccaaaaacaaaacaaaaaagttgCACAGTGATTTTTTAGCTCGAAGCATTGCTAAGTGGGACATTTGTACCACTACAAAAGCTGAGTAGAAAAAACGACCCAATTAGTGAGTCAGCAGAGGTTTTGGTGAATCTGAAAACAACACCTGGTCCTGCGCCTGCGCCTGCCGTAGTAGCTGCTGCCGCACTGCACTATGATCGATCATCAGGTACTGTCTTGTTCCTGATTCGTGAAGGATGATGACATattattaacttttgaaattttaaagtGCAACGCTCGCTGTCAATTAGTGTACAAGTTTGTGGAAGATTCCACCGCGTAGGTGAAATTCAgttgtttgacaaaaaaaaagaaggtgaAATTCAGTTagagaaagacaaaaaagaaaCTTGTGTTAAAccggtttgtttggatagtgtattatttaaaatattatttggaataattactgtagcattttttgtgatgtgatgtatgtgaaataaaaaagtgattgggaATATAAAGAGGtgagttggaaaatgtgtttacgaTGCAAGcggaaatattatttgagataaaagCACTATCCAAACAACAAGATGAAAATAATAATGacaggtttgtttggattttttatttttttaaataatatttcatttGAATCATAAACACGTTCCTCAatttatctttttatattttcaatcacttttttatctcatatacatcacatcataaaaagtattacagtaactattataaataatatttcaaagaatactctatccaaaccgACCCTATCTTAATAATGTAATCGAGAATataaaaagtggtcaaaaaaatatgtttataagaatgtaaataaaatattttttagtgGCTCGACCAGATGAAAAGCTAGGCATTATCAGAAGGGGGCAACGAAAGAGAAGTGGTGCTACTCTGTACCAGTAATTCATATCCATAGTGGTTAAAGTTTttcgaagaaaaaaaaaaatctgtaaaGCTGAAGTAACAAAATTGATGCAATAAGTGCAGGGGAGTGATGATTGGGACGGTATAATCATCTTCAAATGCACGCTACATTGACGTCTCTTCACCAAAAAAAAGTGAAGAGTGGAGGCCCCACTTTTGCCGTGAGCATTGAGCAGTCgccatgaatgaatgaatgcatTATTATTGATTTGTTTGAGATGAAGACCGCTCATGGCAATTGGCAATACATTCCATGTACCAAAGGAGATGAATCTGTATCTTTCCTCTCTATCAATTTCCCCAACACTTTGCTTTCAACGCATTCATATATATACCTATCta encodes:
- the LOC113742877 gene encoding probable CCR4-associated factor 1 homolog 7 codes for the protein MSLLPKSESVQIREVWNDNLEEEFALIREIVDDYPYVAMDTEFPGVVLRPVGNFKSNTDFHYQTLKDNVDLLKLIQLGLTFSDEKGNLPKCGVDNKYCTWQFNFREFNPNEDVFANDSIELLRQSGFDFAKNNEKGIDAKHFGELLMSSGIVLNDNVYWVTFHSGYDFGYLLKLLTCQNLPDTQAEFFTLINIYFPVIYDIKHLMKFCNSLHGGLNKLAELLEVERVGVCHQAGSDSLLTACTFRKLKENFFSGSLEKYTGVLYGLGVENGQNVH